GAGACGCGCCCGGAATATTTTCCCGTGTTCTACATCGAGCCGTTCTGGGAAAACCGGTTTCTGCGGGGGCTGGATCACTACCAGGAGCCGCCCCGCCGCGCCGCCATGAACCTGGCCCGCGATACCGATACGCCCGTCGCCACCCCCTGGATCCGCCTGGCCCAGCGGGAAACGGAAACGGCCACCGACTACGGCGTGTTTCTCTATCAGGCCGTGTACACCAACGGCCTGCCGGCCGAAACCGTGGAGCAGCGGCAGAAAAACCTGGCCGGCTTCCTCACCGCCGTGGTCACCGTCGAGGGCCTGGTCCGGCGGGCTTTGCCGGCGGGCGCGCTGAAAAATGTGGAGGTCTTTCTGGCCGATGAATCCACCGAGGACGGCGCGCCGCTCACCATTCATTTCACCCCCGCCGGCTGGAGCGTCCGGCGGCAGCCGCTGGAGGAAATCAAGCGCCTCCGCCGCAGCCCCATCGTGTGGGAGGGGGCCGTGGATCTGGCGGGCCGCCCGTGGGCGGTGCTGTGCTATCCCACGCGGCAGTTCATGGCGGCCTACCGCTCCTGGAGCTTCTGGGCCATCCTGGTGGTCGGCCTCATGTTCACCGGCTTTCTGGTGAATTACCAGCGCCTCATCATGCAGCGGGCCAGTTACGTCGAGCAGTTGGTCGCCCAGCGCACCCGCGAGCTGAAGGAGGAAATCGCCAGCCGCGCCCGCCTGGAGGAGGAATTGCAGCGCGAGCGCGATTTGTTTCACACGCTGCTGGACAACCTGCCCGACCGCATTTACTTCAAGGACACCCAGAGCCGCTTCCTCCGCATCAACCGCGCGCTGGCCGACCTGTTCGGCCTGCAACACCCCCGCGAGGCCGTGGGCAAGAGCGACTTTGACTTCTTCACCCTGGAACACGCCCGCCCGGCCTTCGAGGATGAACAGGAAATCATCCGCACCGGCCAGCCGCTCATCGGCCGCATCGAGCTCGAAACCCTGCCCGACGGCAAGAAATGCTGGGCCCACACCACCAAAATGCCGTTTCGGGACAAGCAGGGCAACATCATCGGCACCTTCGGCATCTCGCGCGACATCACCTCGCTGCGCGAGATGACCGAGCAGCTCAAAAAGGCCAACGCCGAGCTGCAGCGCTCCCATGAGGAGTTGAAGGCCGCGCAAATGCAGCTCATCCAGGCCGAGAAAATGCAGAGCGTGGGCCGCCTGGCCGCCGGCGTGGCCCATGAGGTCAAAAATCCCCTCGCCATCCTCGGCATGGGGCTGGATTACCTGGCCAGCTCGGTGGACATGCAGGACCCCACCCTCCGCACCGTGGTGGAGGACATGCGCCAGGCCATCCGCCGCGCCGACAACATCATCCTGGGCCTGCTGGACTTCTCCAAGCCGCGGGACCTGGAGCTGAAGCCGGTGAACTTGAACGAGATCATCCAGCAGGCCCTCGCCCTGACCCGCCATGAGCAGGTGGGGGCCCTGGTCCAGGTGCAGACCCATCTGGCGCCCGATCTGCCCCTCATCCGCGGCGATGCCCACAAGCTCTCCCAGGTGTTCGTCAACCTCCTTCTCAATGCCTGTCAGGCCATGGAAAATGGCGGCACCCTCACCGTCCGCACCCACGTCCGCACCCTCGCGGCCGACGAGGTCCGCCTCGAGGCCGGCAGCCGCGAGGCCCTGCGCTTTCATGCCGGCCAGCCCGTGGTGGAGGCGGTGGTGGACGACACCGGCCCGGGCATTCCGCCGGAAAAACTGACCCGCATCTTCGAGCCGTTTTTCACCACCAAACCCACCGGCCAGGGCACCGGCCTGGGCTTGACCGTCAGCCGCCAGATCATGGAATGGCACGGCGGCCGCATCCAGGTGCTCAACCGCCCCGAAGGCGGCGCGCGGGCGATCCTCTGGTTCCCCATCGAGCAACCGACCGGGCAGGATCAACCCCAGGATTCCCCGCCCGCCACGCCCTGATCCGCGCCGGAGCGTTTGATCCCGCCCCTGCAGGGGCGGCGGCGGCCGCTCACTTCACCACCAGCGTGAAGCTCTCCGAGTGGCTGTTGAACTCCGGCGCGTACATGCACTGGATCGAGGCCATGCCGGTCTGGTAGGTGCCCCGGTGCTGCACGCGGGTGGAGTATTCAAACACATACACGCCCTTGGGCAGATAGCTGATGAAGAAATGACTCGCCGTGTCGCGGGTGCTCTCGTAGTAGCCCAGCCCGTCCTGATACCGGTAGCGTGAGAGCACATTCACCGGCTCCACGCCGCTGCCCCGCTGGTCTTTGAGATGCACGTATTCCATGTCGCGATCCACGCGCAGCTCGATCCGCACCACCAGCTCGTCGCCCACGTTCACGGGGCCTTTCACCGGCTCGAGCACCGGGCCTTTCTTGGTGGTGGTTTTAACGTACAACGTCTTTTTGAGTTTGAGCGGCGTCCCCTCGTAGGGGGTCACCTTGCTCATGTCCTCCAGGTATTGCCAGTGCACGCTGCCCCAGGAAACCCCCGCATCGGTCTTTTTGACGGTGATCTGGCCCATCTTGCTCTTCACCTCGGCCCCGCTGAAGCGTTTCTCATAGAACCCGGTGCCCGCCTCCACCTTCTCCGGCTTGATGGCCAGGCCGCCCACGCTCACCTCCACCAGGGCGTCGCTGGCAAGCAGATTGCTGCCCCGCAGCAGCAGGCCGTACACCGCATCGGCCGTGGCCTTGGTGGTCTTCCAGTTCTGGGTTTGTTTCTGCTTGAGCAGCCAGACCTTGCAGTCCTCCACGGCGCGGGCGTCGTTCAGCACCTCGTCAAACGCCTCGATCATCAACGCCTGGGTTTCAATGGGCGCGTGGAACCACCACCACGACAGCTCCAGATCGCGCCAGAACATGCCCATCTCCTCGTTCGACACCGAGCGCTCCTTGATGGAGCGCATGATCGCCTGCGCGGCCTCCACGTTCTCGGCCCCGCCCCAGCGCTTCAGCGCAATGGCCAGATGCGCCTGGCTCTGCCGGACGCCCAGCTTGAGCCAGTGTTTGCGCGCTTGCTTCAGGTAAAACTGCACCGCCGCCTCATGGGGCTTGCCCACGGCCTTGTCCTTGAGGAAGAAGCTGCGCCCGTAGAGGTACAGGGCATCCAGAAAGCTGGGCGCGTAATCGTCGGGATTCTTCATCGTGCGCAGAATCTGCTCATGCCGCTCGGTCATCCATTCGTCCAGGCGGCCCAGCGCCCGGAGGGCGGGATCCACCTTCAAATCGCAGCCCAGATGCCGCAGCCGGCCAAACCCGGTGACGATGTAGAGGGTGATGTAGTCGTCCCCCGGCGCGCCGGGGAACCACGGCCAGCGGCCGTCGTTCATTTGCATCTCGGTGAGCTTTTGCAGGGCGCGATTCAGCTCGTAATTGAGGCGGTTGTCCTCAAACAGCAGCCCCACATTGCGGCGGGCCTGGCTTTCATTCTGGGCGTCCCGATACCACGGCGTCTCCTCCAGCAGCACCGACTTCAGCTCGAGGTTTTTCTCCAGCGGACTGTCCAGCGCCGGGGTGTTTTTCCACTGGTCAAAAATGCGGCGGATTTTGGGATCGCTGTGGGCGATGTGCCGCGCCAGGGTGTTGGCGTAGTAACGGTTGAAGATCTGCTCCGAGCATTCATACGGATACTCCATCAGGTACGGCAGCGCCATCACCGCATACCACGCGGGCTGCGACACCATCTGCACCGTGAAACCCTGATGCTGCAGGGTGCTGGAGCGGTTCTTCACCAGCCTGGTGAACTCAAACTTCCTGGTGCCCGCGCCGCGGATCGGCAGGGGCAGCGATTCGGTCACGTAAATGCGCCGCGAAAGCACGGGCAGATGGCCCTCCTCGCCATCGGCCAGCTTCCCGGTGGAGGCCACCGCCTTGTAAATCAGGAAGCCCAGGCCGTCCGGCACGCTCAACCGCCAGGCGTACGTGCGGGATTCCTTGGGCGGAATGTCAAACGCCAGCTCGTTGCGGGTGTTGCCCAGCTTCTTGTCCGCCGGCGCGTCGGTGGCCGCCTCGCGCAAGGTCAGCACCACCTTGCCCGTCTGGCGCTCGGTGGACTGGTTGGAGATTTTGACGGTGAACTCCAGCGTGTCGCCCTCGCGCAAAAAGCGCGGCGGGTTGGGCTGCACCATCAAATCCTTGGCCGTCACCACCTTTTCTTCGATGAAACCCGAGCGCAGCTCCTTGTCGTGCGCAAAGCCCAGGAAACGCCACGTCGTCAGCGCCTCCGGCATGGTGAACTCCAGGCGCACCACCCCGTCCTTGTCGGCAATCAGTTGCGGGAAGAAAAAGGCCGTTTCATTCAAATTTTTGCGCGGGCTTACCTTGCTTAAATCCGGCGCGCCGCCCGCGCCCGCCCCGGCGCCTTTGCGTTCTTCCCGGGTGGCGGCGGCGCGATCGCTTTGGGCCTCGGCGGCCTTGGCCATGTCCATGGGCGCGCCGGCCTGGCGCATGGCGGCGTTTTCGCCGGCCAGGCCGGGCGGGGGAGCGGCGGGCATCGCCATGGCGGCCATCGGCGCCCCGTCGGCCATGGCGGCTTCCATCTCGACGCCGCGCCGGGCCATCAGAACGCGGCCGCCGCCCCGGCCGCTAAAGTACATGTAGCCCCACAGGTTTTGCGTCAGATCCGGCGGAAAGGCGCGGTAGCGCCAGTCCACGCCCACATACTCCTCGCGCCACCCGCCGTAGAGATGGTTGAAGTGCTTCAGCACGTTTTCAAACTGCCGGCTCAAGTTGGAGTAATCGGTGCGGAAAATGTTGAACCGCTGCATCCAGTTGTGCTTGAGATAGGCGTCCAGCGATTCATCATACAGCGCGGCCGCCATCTCCGCGGCGGCCCGTTGGGCGTTGGGACCGGAGATCACCAGGCTCCAGGTTTCCTTCTGGCCGGGCAGCAGTTTCGAGACCAGCCGCTCCCAC
Above is a genomic segment from Verrucomicrobiia bacterium containing:
- a CDS encoding CHASE domain-containing protein; the encoded protein is MAEPPNNPNPNPRPATPAPAAGGPPPGGDELAGQAPGGDLAGLQARMYFSLGLIAALGLIITAGILLLVYQRDQERRRMEFAKLADDRAQAVQLAANGCVEVLSAMADLYAASERVEPDEFRHFATRAMQRHPETVYLAWLPRVTHAQRQSIERLPPRINRGFRILQLTPNGTLAPAETRPEYFPVFYIEPFWENRFLRGLDHYQEPPRRAAMNLARDTDTPVATPWIRLAQRETETATDYGVFLYQAVYTNGLPAETVEQRQKNLAGFLTAVVTVEGLVRRALPAGALKNVEVFLADESTEDGAPLTIHFTPAGWSVRRQPLEEIKRLRRSPIVWEGAVDLAGRPWAVLCYPTRQFMAAYRSWSFWAILVVGLMFTGFLVNYQRLIMQRASYVEQLVAQRTRELKEEIASRARLEEELQRERDLFHTLLDNLPDRIYFKDTQSRFLRINRALADLFGLQHPREAVGKSDFDFFTLEHARPAFEDEQEIIRTGQPLIGRIELETLPDGKKCWAHTTKMPFRDKQGNIIGTFGISRDITSLREMTEQLKKANAELQRSHEELKAAQMQLIQAEKMQSVGRLAAGVAHEVKNPLAILGMGLDYLASSVDMQDPTLRTVVEDMRQAIRRADNIILGLLDFSKPRDLELKPVNLNEIIQQALALTRHEQVGALVQVQTHLAPDLPLIRGDAHKLSQVFVNLLLNACQAMENGGTLTVRTHVRTLAADEVRLEAGSREALRFHAGQPVVEAVVDDTGPGIPPEKLTRIFEPFFTTKPTGQGTGLGLTVSRQIMEWHGGRIQVLNRPEGGARAILWFPIEQPTGQDQPQDSPPATP